The Synergistaceae bacterium genomic interval GCAGCCTTTTTTAACGGCAATGAACAACCCGGCTGACATAGGCCCGATGTTTCACGAGATCGCAACAGTCGGCACAGGGATGGCAATATTTGTAACTATTGTATGGTTGATGATGGTCTCTATTGCAGATCAAAAAGCTAAAGCTGTTTCTGCTTCAGTAAAAAATAAAGCTTAATGATGAAGAGGGGCTATGTATTTTATAATTACTGCATTCGCAGCTATAATTGCAACTGTCATATGGTATGTTAATGCCCCGGAAGATAAATATAAACTGAGCTTGCTAAGTTTTATCTTTTGGGGGGCCACGCTTATGTGGTCCGTCGACCATGTGATGGCATATTTGATCAAAGGCGGAGAATTTTTCGAAATAACTCTGGATGCAGCGCTGCTGGGAGTCTGTGCCGTTCTCCTCGGTCTTTTCGTGTGGATGATCATACTCCTTATAAGTGATCCTAAAGGAGTTTTTAATAAACTCCTGAAAAATGGATAAGGCTTACACAGCCTTTTTTAAAGCGATATTGACAGCTAATATACTGAGTGTCATGAAAAGATTTTACCCGCATTAGGAATACCGGCCGGGTCGCCACCACGGGACTCCGGCTTATCTGTTTTTACCGGCGTTAAAGAGAAACCGCCGGCAAAAACAGATGTTGGTGTTATCCTGCACTTTCCTATCCCTGGATCTTACCAATCCATGATATATAATATTATTGGTTATACTATGCTGCTCCGATCCATTTATATCCAATACTGACTCCTTCTAATCCTTTGGACAGACACCGGCAATTTGTCAGGTTTTATTTATATCAAAATACGAGGAGGAATACGGATGAAAGTTATAATCGTAGGCGGAGTTGCAGGAGGAGCCACAGCTGCAGCCAGGCTGCGCAGGCTTGACGAGAGTCTGGAGATCGTGATGATGGAACGCGGCAAATATATCTCTTTTGCCAACTGCGGACTGCCGTATTATCTTGGCGGTGAAATAAAGAATGAGACATCCCTGACAATAGTCACACCGGAGGTATTCCGCGCAAGATTCAATGTAGATGTGCGCACGGAGAACGATGTTTTATCGATAGACAGGGATAATAAATCCGTAACTGTGAAAGACATGAAGAACGGCAGGGAATATCAGGAGAGATATGACAAACTTATCCTTTCGACCGGAGCCAGACCTGTAAAACCGCCTCTTCCCGGTGTGGATCTGCCTGGAGTCTTTACCCTCAGAACCATTCCAGACGCGGAAGAAATAAAACAATACATCGCGGAAAAGCAGGCGAAGCGTGCCGTTGTCGTAGGCGGGGGCTATATAGGAGTTGAGATGGCCGAAAACCTTAAAAAGGCCGGAATGGATGTCACTATAATCGAATTGACTGACCACCTCATAGTTCCTCTTGATTACGATATGGCGGCAAGTGTGCATAAATACGTTGTAAGCAAAGGCATCAGCGTCGTCCTTAAAAACGGGGTAAGGAGCATAGAAAAAACATCTTCAGACCTGAACATTATCCTGGACAACGGATCTATCAAGACAGACGCGGTCATCATGGCCGTTGGTGTCCGACCGGATACAGCTATAGCGAAGGACTGCGGCCTTGACCTGGATAAACGGGGCTGCATAATCGTAAGCAAGTATATGCAGACGTCCGACCCTGATATATTCGCAGCCGGAGATGCCATACAGGTTGAAAATTTTGTTCTGAAGACGCCTGCTTTTATTCCGCTGGGCTCACCAGCCAATAAGCAGGGACGGATCGCCGCGGACAACATCTGCGGGATCAAAAGCGAGTACAAGGGCACTCAGGGAACAGCGATCCTGAGGATCTTTGACATGACTGTATGCTGCACCGGGATCAATGAAAGAGACGCTCTCCAGAACAAAATCGACTATGATAAAATTTATTTCCTCCACCCTTCCAACGCCAGATATTTCCCCGGATGGACTGAGATGCTGGCAAAGGTCATTTTCAACAGAAAGGACGGGAAAATCCTTGGAGCACAGCTGACCGGCTTCGAAGGGGTGGACAAGAGATGCGATATCTTTGCTGCGGCGATCCGCCTTGGCGCATGCGCATCGGACCTAACGGAGCTTGAGCTCTGTTATGCCCCTCCGTTCGGCTCAGCCAAAGAGCTGGCAAATTTCGCCGGCTATGCCATAGAAAACCTGATAACAGGCAAAGTAAAACAGTTCCACTGGAACGAAGTGGACGCTCTTCCCAGAGATGGGAGCGTGACCCTGCTCGATGTGCGCAACGACATGGAGGCGGCGCCGGGGTCAATAAAAGGCTTTGTGCGCATTCCCCTTGAGAAGCTCCGCAGTGAGATAGCTCATCTGGACAAGAGCAAACCTGTCTATGTGCACTGCAAATCAGGCATGAAGAGCTACGTCGCGTGCAGGATGCTCTCCGGTCACGGATTCGACTGTTACAGCCTGAGCGGAGGATTCACAATATACAGCTCAGTTATGGACCAGTAGCATTTTCAAGAAGAGATAAATAGCCGATACAGTCCGTGCCTGTGTGGATATCGTCTTCATCTGCCAGCTGCACGCCACACAGCGGCACGAACTGCCGGTACCGAAGAAAATACACCCCGCACTGAGAGAGAGACATGGCCGCTCGCGGTCTGCGGGCGGTGAAGCAGCAGAAAATCTCCGTTCCGCAGAGAGATGTCTGATTTGGTCCCGTCGCTCTCTATCGTGATGTCCAGCTCAGGGACAAGGCAGTATATTGCCTCCCAGGCCCCGGGCGACTGGGATATATGCTCAAATATGGGAATGCAGTTTGCTTTATCGGGTGATATGACATCAAGTGCGCCGCAGAATTCACCCTGCTTTGTCATGAGGTTGAAGTCTGTACATCTGCCTATTGATTTTGTGGTCCAGTCCCCTTCAAACTCATCCTTTGCGAACGGCTTCATCTCAAGCTCCCCGCGGCCTTCATGGATCAGCTTTATGCTCCCGTCAAGTATCATAAGATACCTGTGGATCCCAGGCAAAGGTGTAAATGTCGATTCATCTGAATCCACCCTTGCGGTGCTGATACGCCATTTAAAAGTACGAAGTTTATAGTCTGAATCGGCAGGATATATTGCAAGCTGAGTTGTCGTTCCTCCGCTCCACTCGCTCCTGGATTGCTCCTCTTTGCGTATTACGCTGAAATCTATTTGGGAACGTCCTTCCGTCTCTCTCATATCTTTATCCTCCTCAAAGTTGAACTGGCTATAACCCACAGTCCGTGTCAGGCATGATCTATATAATATATCAACTTTGCCGTGTGTGCATAGGGAGAGAGACGGTTACTGTCGTCCATCCCTCCCGGCAGCTTTCAAACCTCACCGTGCCGCAATGAAGGTCTATTATTCTTTTAACTATTGTCAGCCCAAGCCCGGAACCGCCAAACCGGACAGATCTGGATTTTTCAGCACGATAAAATTGATCGAACACTTTTTGCCCTTCATCCGCGGAGACTCCGTGCCCCGTGTTGGCCACGGCAACCGTCACTTCGGCTCCGGATCGGATACATGTCAATTTTATCTCTCCGCCGTCTGTGTTGTATTTAACTGCATTATCAAGGATATTTGAAAAGGCGCGGTATAATTTTTCGCCGTCTCCCTGAACAGTAAGACCTTCCCGGAGGCTGATTACCATTTTAATGTTGCGGGCATCGGCCAGAAATTTATATTCCTCGGCCAACGATGACAGAAGTTCCGTAATTTGGACCGGTTTTGGATCGATCGCTGTCAGAGTCTCCAAGGATGAAAGGTCAAGCATGTCTTTAACTAACCGCTCCATGCGCAATACCTGGTTTTTTACCCTGAGAAGGTTATCCCTCACTAAAGGCGGGATCGACTCCCCGTCCGATGTGGAAATTTCATCGACGGCAAGCCTAATTGTGCTAAGGGGCGTTTTTAATTCATGGGAAGTATCGAAGAGAAAGTTCCTCTGCCTTACGAAAGAATATTGAAGCCGGTCCAGCATATGATTTATAGTAACAGCCAGCTCGCTGAATTCATCTTGTCCTTCCCCATTCGGGATGCGTTTATCAAGATTTTTTTCACTTATATCCTGGGCCAAATCTTTCATCCTAGCGATAGGCTGAAGGATCTTGCCGGCCAGGAAGCGGCTTACGGCAACCAATACCAGTGTGGAAAAAACAAGCCCTAATAATATGCCGAAGACAAGATCCCATATCTCATCGTCCAATTTTTCCATACTGCGTGCGATCTGCACAACGAAAAAACGCCCGTCAAACTCTATGGGAAAAGTCCTGACCCTGAACTTTATTCTTTTGCCATCGCCATGATCCATATTGTTTTTTGTATAAGGGATAACGGCACGCACAATAATACCTGAGCCCGGTTTCAAATAGGGAAGTTTTACATGCTCGGCCATTTCTGATTTGAAAAGGATCTTGCCGGTAACTGGTTCATAAATTTCGATCCAATACTTATCCATAGTTCGTGAAATAAAACTCAAAACACCGGTGTCCGGATCCACCTGTTTTTCCGCCACCATAGCGGCCGTTCTGTATGCTTCCTCTTGCAATATTCTGTCAAGCAGGTCAAACGGCTGCTCTATCAATTCCAAAAACACGACCAAAGAGAACAATATGCTGGAGGACAGCCCTGCTGCGACAATAAAAAATGTTATCCTCGTCTTGACCGTCATTTTTCGGAATCTCCTATCATGTATCCCACGCTGCGGATCGTCCGTATGATCTTGCCTTGTCCCGAATCACCTATTTTTTGACGAAGGTTCTTTATATGGACATCCATGAAATTAGACATGCTGAATGGGTCAAAATCATCTCCCCATACATGCTCGGCAAGGCTGAAACGAGAAATTATCCTATTTTTGTTATGCAGAAGAAATTCAAAGATTGCAAATTCCCTCGGGGTCAGATCGATCTGACTTCCGCCCCTGGTCACCCTTCGGCTTACAGTGTCAAGCTCAATATCCTTAACATGTAATATCGATTCGCACTGACCTCCGGATCTCCTAAGCAAAGCGCGTAAACGGGCCAGCAGTTCATCCAGTGAAAAAGGCTTGGCTATATAGTCATCTGCCCCAAGGTTGAGTCCCCTTACCCTATCTGCGACATCTCCCTTTGCTGTGAGCAGAAGTACAGGGGTACTTATGCCATCCTTCCTTACACATTCAAGGACTGTCAAACCATCAATTTTAGGCATCATGATATCCAGAATAACCGCGTCAAATGGAGTGCCGGACAATCTCTCCAAAGCCGCCTCTCCGTCTGCTGCGGTTTCCACAATGTATCGCAGGTTGGTTAAAATCTGAGCTACCTGTTCCAGAAGCGAGATATCATCATCCACAATTAAAATTCTCATTAGAGAGTCTCCCTGAGTCTCGTACCACGGCCGTCGCTAAAAGCTGGTCTGAGACTGCGTTACAGACATCATATCCATCATAGAAGCAGGAGAAACATCAGATGTCAGGATTTTTCAATATCTCCACAGGACATACCCTGAAGGATCGTTCGAATCCTCAAAAACAGGATCAGGAAGCTGTCCGCGCAACCGGGCGGCGTTTTCAGACCTGGCTATCAGCACTGTCCTGCCTCTGTTTTGATTTATAAGCACCGCTGCATATCGCTTGTCAAGCAGTTTCCCGCGGGCCTCCTTATAGTTCAGCCCGTAATCAAGCTCTCCGGCATCTCCAAGCATATAAACGTTGTTTCGTTGAAAATACCAGCATACGGACCTGACAGAATCTCCATCAGATATGATAATATCACATTTGCCTGCGTTGCGCCCGCTCCGCTCCAGCATGACCCCGGGAGACACCGCCGCTACGGTAATATCCGGAACGGTATAATGAATCACAAAGAAAAAAAGCAACGGCGCCATAGAGTAAAAAATGACTTTATTTTTCACGGTCCGACTTCTTAATGCCAGGACAACCAGCATTATAAAAAATACAATGCCGGTCACGACCATCATTGCTTTCCACGGCTGCTCATAGACGCACGACCCCTTGAAACCGAATATTTGAAGGTACAAAAATATAACGAGCAGTACGACAGAAAGCATTGCGCTGCATGCGGTCACGGCTTTGAATAGTCTGTTGTCCGGATCCTTATTCAACACATGCATAAGCCCGATCGACATGAGCACAGCGAAAGGAGGAAAACATGGAAGTATATACGTCAGCAATTTCCCTCTGGAAAAGGAGAAAAACATAAAAGGCAGCACCAACCAGCATATACAGAATTTCAGCAGCCTATCCCGCCCCCCATGTTTTTTTATGCTGTCCCTGACTCCGACGATCCCGGCAGGCAGAAGAAATGACCATGGGAAAAACGCGGCTGGAGAAATAAGGAAGAAAAACCAGAAGGGCCTATTGTGTTGGGCATTGTCGGAGAGAAAACGGCGGACATGTTCGTTCCAGAAAAAAAATCTCCAGAAATCAGGCTCCCTTAAGCTGATCGAGATCCCCCACGGCAGTATCACAATGACAGCAAGTAAAACCGGCAGCCAACTCATCCGCAGCAGGTCAAAATACCGGTGCTGCCATATAAGATAAGGAACAAAACTTATGACAGGTATAACAAAAGCGACAAAACCCTTGGTCAAAAATGCGATCCCGCATGACATACCGGCAAGAGCAAGAAGACATTTTTCCCTTCCGGAGCCAGGCCGCTCTTCAGTTGCGAAGTAGAAAGCCGAGACAGACGCAGTAGTAAAGAGCGAGAAAAGGTTGTCAAGTACTGCGGTATTGCCGACAGCGAAAACCTCCAAACATGACAAAAAGACAAAGGCGGCCAAAATAGCCAAAAAAGTATCATCTCCGACATCTTCGTCATTTTTTCGGCGGTAGGCACCCCTGACCAGCAAGTATATCAAAAGGGCCATCAGTCCCGTAGACAGAGCTGATGGCAGGCGCACAGCAAAATTATTATCACCCAGAAGCAGCAGCGAAACGGCATTCGCCCAATATCCCATAACCGGTTTTTCAAAGTAGCGCACTCCGTTTAAATGAGGGACTACCCAGTCTCCTGAGGCAATCATCTCACGCGGTATCTCCGCATAGCGCGTCTCATCAGGCTCTGCCAGATCTCTGACTCCAAGCGGCAGAATATAAGAAAACAGAAAAAAGAGCAACAACAGCGCAGCATATTTTGTCTTGTTCTTTATACTTTTTCGCAAACCGCATTCTTTTATCATAGAAGATATTCTCCGTTCTCAAATTCAATATTGCTGCTGTTTGTTC includes:
- a CDS encoding FAD-dependent oxidoreductase encodes the protein MKVIIVGGVAGGATAAARLRRLDESLEIVMMERGKYISFANCGLPYYLGGEIKNETSLTIVTPEVFRARFNVDVRTENDVLSIDRDNKSVTVKDMKNGREYQERYDKLILSTGARPVKPPLPGVDLPGVFTLRTIPDAEEIKQYIAEKQAKRAVVVGGGYIGVEMAENLKKAGMDVTIIELTDHLIVPLDYDMAASVHKYVVSKGISVVLKNGVRSIEKTSSDLNIILDNGSIKTDAVIMAVGVRPDTAIAKDCGLDLDKRGCIIVSKYMQTSDPDIFAAGDAIQVENFVLKTPAFIPLGSPANKQGRIAADNICGIKSEYKGTQGTAILRIFDMTVCCTGINERDALQNKIDYDKIYFLHPSNARYFPGWTEMLAKVIFNRKDGKILGAQLTGFEGVDKRCDIFAAAIRLGACASDLTELELCYAPPFGSAKELANFAGYAIENLITGKVKQFHWNEVDALPRDGSVTLLDVRNDMEAAPGSIKGFVRIPLEKLRSEIAHLDKSKPVYVHCKSGMKSYVACRMLSGHGFDCYSLSGGFTIYSSVMDQ
- a CDS encoding phospholipid carrier-dependent glycosyltransferase — encoded protein: MIKECGLRKSIKNKTKYAALLLLFFLFSYILPLGVRDLAEPDETRYAEIPREMIASGDWVVPHLNGVRYFEKPVMGYWANAVSLLLLGDNNFAVRLPSALSTGLMALLIYLLVRGAYRRKNDEDVGDDTFLAILAAFVFLSCLEVFAVGNTAVLDNLFSLFTTASVSAFYFATEERPGSGREKCLLALAGMSCGIAFLTKGFVAFVIPVISFVPYLIWQHRYFDLLRMSWLPVLLAVIVILPWGISISLREPDFWRFFFWNEHVRRFLSDNAQHNRPFWFFFLISPAAFFPWSFLLPAGIVGVRDSIKKHGGRDRLLKFCICWLVLPFMFFSFSRGKLLTYILPCFPPFAVLMSIGLMHVLNKDPDNRLFKAVTACSAMLSVVLLVIFLYLQIFGFKGSCVYEQPWKAMMVVTGIVFFIMLVVLALRSRTVKNKVIFYSMAPLLFFFVIHYTVPDITVAAVSPGVMLERSGRNAGKCDIIISDGDSVRSVCWYFQRNNVYMLGDAGELDYGLNYKEARGKLLDKRYAAVLINQNRGRTVLIARSENAARLRGQLPDPVFEDSNDPSGYVLWRY
- a CDS encoding HutD family protein, coding for MRETEGRSQIDFSVIRKEEQSRSEWSGGTTTQLAIYPADSDYKLRTFKWRISTARVDSDESTFTPLPGIHRYLMILDGSIKLIHEGRGELEMKPFAKDEFEGDWTTKSIGRCTDFNLMTKQGEFCGALDVISPDKANCIPIFEHISQSPGAWEAIYCLVPELDITIESDGTKSDISLRNGDFLLLHRPQTASGHVSLSVRGVFSSVPAVRAAVWRAAGR
- a CDS encoding response regulator transcription factor — translated: MRILIVDDDISLLEQVAQILTNLRYIVETAADGEAALERLSGTPFDAVILDIMMPKIDGLTVLECVRKDGISTPVLLLTAKGDVADRVRGLNLGADDYIAKPFSLDELLARLRALLRRSGGQCESILHVKDIELDTVSRRVTRGGSQIDLTPREFAIFEFLLHNKNRIISRFSLAEHVWGDDFDPFSMSNFMDVHIKNLRQKIGDSGQGKIIRTIRSVGYMIGDSEK
- a CDS encoding HAMP domain-containing histidine kinase; protein product: MTVKTRITFFIVAAGLSSSILFSLVVFLELIEQPFDLLDRILQEEAYRTAAMVAEKQVDPDTGVLSFISRTMDKYWIEIYEPVTGKILFKSEMAEHVKLPYLKPGSGIIVRAVIPYTKNNMDHGDGKRIKFRVRTFPIEFDGRFFVVQIARSMEKLDDEIWDLVFGILLGLVFSTLVLVAVSRFLAGKILQPIARMKDLAQDISEKNLDKRIPNGEGQDEFSELAVTINHMLDRLQYSFVRQRNFLFDTSHELKTPLSTIRLAVDEISTSDGESIPPLVRDNLLRVKNQVLRMERLVKDMLDLSSLETLTAIDPKPVQITELLSSLAEEYKFLADARNIKMVISLREGLTVQGDGEKLYRAFSNILDNAVKYNTDGGEIKLTCIRSGAEVTVAVANTGHGVSADEGQKVFDQFYRAEKSRSVRFGGSGLGLTIVKRIIDLHCGTVRFESCREGWTTVTVSLPMHTRQS